Proteins from one Ahaetulla prasina isolate Xishuangbanna chromosome 2, ASM2864084v1, whole genome shotgun sequence genomic window:
- the LOC131192723 gene encoding zinc finger and SCAN domain-containing protein 22-like isoform X1, whose product MEEQDLRDHPQKKDPCGGESPPRRTGREIKQEPDEGSLQQWEAQWREFLKTVETPCSGSSKPPVNPWENSLAFLDSFEQVARACQWPQKEWVARLHPALSGEAKQAFLNLEGCSKGDYGKVKAAILKRDARRREEQRQHFRRFRYQEAEGPRGAYSRLQEHCQRWLKADMCTKEQIVELLILEQFLAILPPEMQRWVRACGPESCSQAVVLVEDFLGKKEELNMWEHHAGVYHWVLSYEVLSEEAATISRMSQVGTESGWRMMYVETKQENDDDSTDLLGSEWKSETEEKLCGDFSEETEREPFEEKVWSRVQPAHREGNQQEEWIDKSLPCPARGFHEISLQQNNQGGEERNGCLSDRWEMSAETETQKSMFGKDPGDREMLSEGESSYTFLENGEKFLGPLIPPSYQAAHADGQHQPAEFSKTFYGPSTPLKPPTVPKTEKLYKCLECGKSFSRSAHLTSHQIIHTGEKPYTCIECGKSFVQSAHLASHQIIHTGEKPYKCSECGKSFNKSTNFLRHQKIHKGEKPHQCADCNKTFADKPSLIQHQRVHTGERPYKCYECGKTFSHRGSLNAHQRMHTGEKPYGCGDCGKNFRDQSSLIRHKRTHTGEKPYTCSECGKSFSQSTNLSLHQKVHTDGKFPADSPQILNTGMGVLIYPPSPTNSLVALES is encoded by the exons ATGGAAGAGCAGGACCTCAGGGATCACCCGCAGAAGAAAGATCCTTGCGGAGGGGAATCCCCGCCCCGAAGGACGGGCCGAGAGATCAAGCAGGAACCGGATGAGGGATCCCTTCAACAGTGGGAAGCTCAGTGGCGGGAGTTCCTGAAGACGGTGGAGACCCCGTGTTCGGGGAGCTCTAAACCACCCGTGAATCCGTGGGAGAATAGTTTGGCCTTCCTGGACTCCTTCGAGCAGGTGGCCCGAGCCTGTCAATGGCCCCAGAAGGAATGGGTGGCCCGGCTCCATCCGGCCTTGAGCGGAGAGGCCAAGCAGGCCTTTCTGAACCTGGAAGGGTGCAGCAAGGGGGATTATGGGAAAGTGAAGGCAGCCATTTTGAAAAGGGATGCCCGGCGACGGGAGGAACAGCGCCAGCATTTCCGGCGCTTCCGTTACCAGGAAGCTGAAGGGCCCCGAGGGGCTTACAGCCGACTCCAGGAACATTGCCAGCGGTGGCTGAAGGCCGACATGTGCACCAAAGAGCAGATCGTGGAGCTGCTGAtcctggagcagttcctggccATCCTACCGCCAGAGATGCAGCGCTGGGTCCGGGCGTGCGGCCCAGAGAGCTGCTCCCAGGCAGTGGTCTTGGTCGAAGACTTCCTTGGGAAGAAGGAAGAGCTCAACATGTGGGAACATCATGCAGGGGTATATCATTGGGTCCTTTCTTATGAG GTATTATCGGAGGAGGCAGCAACAATCTCCAGAATGAGCCAAGTTGGAACTGAGTCTGGGTGGAGGATGATGTATGTGGAGACCAAACAGGAAAACGATGACGACAGTACTGATCTCTTAG GATCTGAATGGAAAAGTGAAACCGAAGAGAAACTGTGTGGGGATTTCTCTGAAGAAACCGAGCGGGAACCCTTTgaagagaaagtctggagccgagttCAACCCGCGCACCGAGAAGGAAACCAACAAGAAGAATGGATCGATAAATCCCTTCCTTGTCCAGCCAGAGGGTTCCATGAGATCTCACTCCAGCAAAACAAccagggaggagaggaaaggaacggATGCCTCAGTGATCGCTGGGAAATGTCTGCCGAGACTGAAACCCAGAAAAGTATGTTTGGGAAGGATCCCGGAGACAGGGAAATGCTTTCTGAAGGAGAGAGTTCGTACACATTTCTGGAAAATGGAGAGAAGTTTCTGGGCCCTTTAATTCCTCCTTCGTATCAGGCTGCCCATGCGGACGGGCAACATCAGCCCGCTGAATTCAGCAAAACCTTTTACGGTCCATCCACCCCGCTCAAACCACCGACGGTCCCCAAAACGGAAAAGTTGTACAAATGCTTGGAATGCGGGAAGTCCTTCAGCCGCAGCGCCCACCTGACCTCCCACCAGATCATCCACACCGGGGAGAAACCGTACACGTGCATAGAGTGCGGGAAGAGCTTCGTTCAGAGCGCCCACCTCGCCTCCCACCAAattatccacacaggggagaagccctacAAGTGCTCGGAGTGCGGGAAGAGTTTCAACAAGAGCACCAACTTTCTGAGGCATCAGAAGATCCACAAGGGAGAGAAGCCGCACCAGTGCGCCGATTGCAACAAGACGTTTGCCGACAAGCCGAGTCTTATTCAGCACCAAAGGGTTCACACGGGGGAGAGGCCCTACAAATGCTACGAGTGCGGGAAGACCTTCAGTCACAGGGGCAGCCTCAACGCGCATCAGCGGATgcacacgggggagaagccgtACGGATGCGGGGACTGCGGGAAGAACTTCAGGGATCAGTCCAGCCTTATTAGACATAAGAGAACCCACACCGGGGAGAAGCCCTACACCTGCTCCGAGTGTGGGAAAAGCTTCAGCCAGAGCACAAACTTGAGTTTGCATCAAAAGGTCCACACGGACGGGAAGTTTCCGGCAGATTCTCCCCAAATACTTAACACCGGGATGGGCGTGTTAATCTACCCACCGAGTCCCACAAACAGTTTAGTGGCGCTTGAAAGCTAA
- the LOC131192723 gene encoding zinc finger and SCAN domain-containing protein 22-like isoform X2, translating into MEEQDLRDHPQKKDPCGGESPPRRTGREIKQEPDEGSLQQWEAQWREFLKTVETPCSGSSKPPVNPWENSLAFLDSFEQVARACQWPQKEWVARLHPALSGEAKQAFLNLEGCSKGDYGKVKAAILKRDARRREEQRQHFRRFRYQEAEGPRGAYSRLQEHCQRWLKADMCTKEQIVELLILEQFLAILPPEMQRWVRACGPESCSQAVVLVEDFLGKKEELNMWEHHAGVLSEEAATISRMSQVGTESGWRMMYVETKQENDDDSTDLLGSEWKSETEEKLCGDFSEETEREPFEEKVWSRVQPAHREGNQQEEWIDKSLPCPARGFHEISLQQNNQGGEERNGCLSDRWEMSAETETQKSMFGKDPGDREMLSEGESSYTFLENGEKFLGPLIPPSYQAAHADGQHQPAEFSKTFYGPSTPLKPPTVPKTEKLYKCLECGKSFSRSAHLTSHQIIHTGEKPYTCIECGKSFVQSAHLASHQIIHTGEKPYKCSECGKSFNKSTNFLRHQKIHKGEKPHQCADCNKTFADKPSLIQHQRVHTGERPYKCYECGKTFSHRGSLNAHQRMHTGEKPYGCGDCGKNFRDQSSLIRHKRTHTGEKPYTCSECGKSFSQSTNLSLHQKVHTDGKFPADSPQILNTGMGVLIYPPSPTNSLVALES; encoded by the exons ATGGAAGAGCAGGACCTCAGGGATCACCCGCAGAAGAAAGATCCTTGCGGAGGGGAATCCCCGCCCCGAAGGACGGGCCGAGAGATCAAGCAGGAACCGGATGAGGGATCCCTTCAACAGTGGGAAGCTCAGTGGCGGGAGTTCCTGAAGACGGTGGAGACCCCGTGTTCGGGGAGCTCTAAACCACCCGTGAATCCGTGGGAGAATAGTTTGGCCTTCCTGGACTCCTTCGAGCAGGTGGCCCGAGCCTGTCAATGGCCCCAGAAGGAATGGGTGGCCCGGCTCCATCCGGCCTTGAGCGGAGAGGCCAAGCAGGCCTTTCTGAACCTGGAAGGGTGCAGCAAGGGGGATTATGGGAAAGTGAAGGCAGCCATTTTGAAAAGGGATGCCCGGCGACGGGAGGAACAGCGCCAGCATTTCCGGCGCTTCCGTTACCAGGAAGCTGAAGGGCCCCGAGGGGCTTACAGCCGACTCCAGGAACATTGCCAGCGGTGGCTGAAGGCCGACATGTGCACCAAAGAGCAGATCGTGGAGCTGCTGAtcctggagcagttcctggccATCCTACCGCCAGAGATGCAGCGCTGGGTCCGGGCGTGCGGCCCAGAGAGCTGCTCCCAGGCAGTGGTCTTGGTCGAAGACTTCCTTGGGAAGAAGGAAGAGCTCAACATGTGGGAACATCATGCAGGG GTATTATCGGAGGAGGCAGCAACAATCTCCAGAATGAGCCAAGTTGGAACTGAGTCTGGGTGGAGGATGATGTATGTGGAGACCAAACAGGAAAACGATGACGACAGTACTGATCTCTTAG GATCTGAATGGAAAAGTGAAACCGAAGAGAAACTGTGTGGGGATTTCTCTGAAGAAACCGAGCGGGAACCCTTTgaagagaaagtctggagccgagttCAACCCGCGCACCGAGAAGGAAACCAACAAGAAGAATGGATCGATAAATCCCTTCCTTGTCCAGCCAGAGGGTTCCATGAGATCTCACTCCAGCAAAACAAccagggaggagaggaaaggaacggATGCCTCAGTGATCGCTGGGAAATGTCTGCCGAGACTGAAACCCAGAAAAGTATGTTTGGGAAGGATCCCGGAGACAGGGAAATGCTTTCTGAAGGAGAGAGTTCGTACACATTTCTGGAAAATGGAGAGAAGTTTCTGGGCCCTTTAATTCCTCCTTCGTATCAGGCTGCCCATGCGGACGGGCAACATCAGCCCGCTGAATTCAGCAAAACCTTTTACGGTCCATCCACCCCGCTCAAACCACCGACGGTCCCCAAAACGGAAAAGTTGTACAAATGCTTGGAATGCGGGAAGTCCTTCAGCCGCAGCGCCCACCTGACCTCCCACCAGATCATCCACACCGGGGAGAAACCGTACACGTGCATAGAGTGCGGGAAGAGCTTCGTTCAGAGCGCCCACCTCGCCTCCCACCAAattatccacacaggggagaagccctacAAGTGCTCGGAGTGCGGGAAGAGTTTCAACAAGAGCACCAACTTTCTGAGGCATCAGAAGATCCACAAGGGAGAGAAGCCGCACCAGTGCGCCGATTGCAACAAGACGTTTGCCGACAAGCCGAGTCTTATTCAGCACCAAAGGGTTCACACGGGGGAGAGGCCCTACAAATGCTACGAGTGCGGGAAGACCTTCAGTCACAGGGGCAGCCTCAACGCGCATCAGCGGATgcacacgggggagaagccgtACGGATGCGGGGACTGCGGGAAGAACTTCAGGGATCAGTCCAGCCTTATTAGACATAAGAGAACCCACACCGGGGAGAAGCCCTACACCTGCTCCGAGTGTGGGAAAAGCTTCAGCCAGAGCACAAACTTGAGTTTGCATCAAAAGGTCCACACGGACGGGAAGTTTCCGGCAGATTCTCCCCAAATACTTAACACCGGGATGGGCGTGTTAATCTACCCACCGAGTCCCACAAACAGTTTAGTGGCGCTTGAAAGCTAA